In Triticum urartu cultivar G1812 chromosome 6, Tu2.1, whole genome shotgun sequence, the following proteins share a genomic window:
- the LOC125516994 gene encoding protein MAIN-LIKE 2-like: MVWLLDDVYDTKHRAYMMREKEMKLEPLKIRYHGVSGPAMPYDERYTPYIKQAGLLPWIQLVSRSTPNLNAPLVSALADWWRPETHSFHLRTGEMTVTLEDVSLITGLAINGMPLCMSTDSDGWREQMIALIGMAPTEAEADVEEGEEKKKKERKASGAAFTWIQTHFATRPPDATDDVIQTHARVYMWYVVSRTLFPDSTGKNAPWMWLKALTVFDSKWSWGSATLAYLYRQLDNACCRITDSAGIGGNMLLLSV; this comes from the exons ATGGTTTGGCTTCTCGACGATGTCTACGACACAAAACACCGGGCCTACATGATGCGCGAGAAGGAGATG AAGCTTGAACCTTTGAAGATTCGGTATCACGGAGTCTCTGGTCCTGCCATGCCTTACGATGAGCGGTACACACCATACATCAAGCAGGCAGGACTACTCCCGTGGATTCAGTTGGTCAGCCGGTCCACGCCGAATCTGAACGCTCCACTGGTGTCCGCTCTTGCTGATTGGTGGAGGCCGGAGACGCATAGTTTCCATCTTCGGACTGGGGAGATGACCGTGACGCTCGAGGATGTCTCGTTGATCACCGGTCTTGCTATCAACGGGATGCCTCTCTGTATGAGCACCGATTCTGATGGGTGGCGCGAGCAGATGATTGCTCTTATCGGTATGGCTCCTACCGAGGCTGAGGCTGATGTagaggagggagaagagaagaagaagaaggaaaggaaagCATCCGGAGCTGCTTTCACGTGGATTCAAACTCACTTTGCGACGCGCCCTCCGGATGCCACTGATGACGTGATCCAGACACATGCTCGTGTCTACATGTGGTATGTTGTGTCGAGGACTTTGTTTCCTGACTCCACTGGCAAGAACGCTCCATGGATGTGGCTGAAGGCGTTGACCGTCTTCGATAGCAAATGGAGCTGGGGTTCAGCGACTCTTGCCTACTTGTACCGACAA CTGGACAATGCGTGTTGCAGGATCACAGATAGTGCAGGCATTGGTGGTAATATGCTTCTACTTTCTGTATGA
- the LOC125515230 gene encoding putative clathrin assembly protein At5g35200 codes for MAGGGTSIRKYVGALKDSTTVSIAKVNSDYKQLDIAIVKATNHVERPAKEKYIRDIFMHLNSGRARADVAYCIRALARRLSKTRNWAVALKTLIVIHRALREVDPSFRDELISYGRSSGQMLHMSYFKDDSSPDAWDHSAWIRNYALFLEERLESFRVLNYDVELDPLGTRDVDTTGLLAQLPALSQLLFRLISCQPHGSSSYNTIIQHALSMVATESVRIQTAINDGILNLVDKFFDMHRDDAIRALDIYKKALKQAGQLSGFYETCKTIHIGRDEKLLTIEQPPASFLQAMEDYVRDAPLASKNQAVLAIEYNRKPEEEEASTPPPPPPQVSTSEKEPEPEPVTKVMPRVEQIDLLGMDEPIPDTSELDQKNALALAIVEPDNARKAAAGSENVATSWELALITEPSASENVATSRNLAGGMDLLTLDSLYDDAHQHAQQNVSYNPWEQPAPASAPMMQQQYQQQPMHNPLYASAQQQQAFMLQQQQAFVLQQQHQYQQMMMMGAPSLHRQASSNPSLHRQASSNPSLHRQASSNPSLHRQASSNPSFHRQGSSNPFDRSYVPAAAPGGGYPYAPAMQLHTGNAYTGTGMM; via the exons ATGGCCGGCGGCGGCACCAGCATCAGGAAGTATGTGGGCGCCCTCAAGGACTCCACCACCGTCAGCATCGCCAAAGTCAACAGCGACTACAag CAACTGGACATCGCGATCGTCAAGGCCACCAACCATGTGGAGCGCCCTGCAAAGGAGAAGTACATCAGAG ACATCTTCATGCATCTTAATTCCGGGCGGGCTCGGGCCGACGTGGCCTACTGCATCCGCGCCCTCGCCAGACGCCTCTCCAAGACGCGCAACTGGGCG GTTGCACTCAAGACATTGATTGTCATACACCGTGCCCTTCGCGAGGTCGACCCTTCTTTCCGTGATGAGCTCATCAGTTATGGAAGATCTAGCGGCCAGATGCTACACATGTCCTATTTCAAAGATGACTCTAGCCCTGATG CTTGGGATCACTCTGCTTGGATACGCAATTACGCTTTGTTTTTGGAAGAGAGGCTCGAATCTTTCCGTGTGCTGAATTATGACGTCGAACTGGATCCATTG GGAACACGAGATGTTGATACGACTGGTTTGCTTGCACAACTGCCGGCATTGTCGCAACTTCTTTTTCGGCTAATCAGTTGTCAG CCGCATGGGTCATCATCTTATAACACCATAATCCAGCATGCTCTTTCAATG GTTGCTACGGAGAGTGTTAGGATCCAGACAGCCATCAATGATGGCATACTCAATCTAGTTGACAAG TTTTTTGATATGCATAGGGACGACGCTATTAGGGCCCTGGACATATACAAAAAAGCACTTAAGCAG GCAGGGCAACTTTCTGGATTTTACGAGACGTGTAAAACCATACATATTGGGCGGGATGAGAAGCTGTTAACAATCGAACAG CCTCCCGCGTCATTCTTGCAAGCCATGGAAGATTATGTGAGAGATGCTCCCCTTGCTTCAAAAAATCAG GCTGTACTGGCAATAGAGTACAACAGAAAACCAGAAGAGGAAGAAGCATCaactccaccacctcctcctcctcaagtATCAACTTCAGAGAAAGAACCAGAACCAGAGCCGGTTACAAAAGTCATGCCTAGAGTCGAGCAAATAGATTTGCTG GGGATGGATGAGCCGATCCCTGACACGTCTGAGCTAGATCAAAAGAATGCTTTGGCCTTAGCAATTGTTGAACCAG ATAATGCGCGTAAAGCTGCTGCTGGTTCCGAAAATGTCGCCACCAGCTGGGAGCTAGCACTCATCACAGAACCCAGTGCAAGTGAAAATGTTGCTACTTCAAGAAATTTG GCCGGTGGAATGGATCTGCTCACCCTCGACAGCCTCTACGACGACGCACACCAGCATGCCCAGCAGAATGTGAGCTACAATCCCTGGGAGCAGCCGGCCCCGGCTTCGGCTCCGATGATGCAGCAGCAGTATCAGCAGCAGCCGATGCACAACCCGTTGTACGCCTCGGCGCAGCAGCAGCAGGCGTTCATGCTCCAGCAGCAGCAGGCCTTCGTGCTCCAGCAGCAGCACCAGTACCAGCAGATGATGATGATGGGCGCGCCGTCGCTCCATCGCCAGGCGTCCTCCAACCCGTCGCTCCATCGCCAGGCGTCCTCCAACCCATCGCTCCATCGCCAGGCGTCCTCCAACCCGTCGCTCCATCGCCAGGCGTCCTCCAACCCGTCCTTCCATCGTCAGGGATCCTCCAACCCGTTCGACAGATCATATGTGCCGGCAGCCGCCCCCGGTGGTGGTTACCCTTATGCTCCGGCGATGCAGCTCCACACCGGCAACGCCTACACCGGGACCGGCATGATGTAG
- the LOC125512888 gene encoding vacuolar protein sorting-associated protein 55 homolog — protein sequence MALSRSMRTCLHSGRLAALAILVSGGIVLQILACALYNNWWPMLTVLMYLILPMPLIFFLGSDSPSIMSNENDGWVNFTKFLTGASIVGSIAIPSILKHAGVIGWGALTMELSSFAVFGLAIVWFLQMNSEDEYSAF from the exons ATGGCGCTATCACGCAGTATGAGAACATGCTTGCATAGCGGAAGACTTGCCGCCCTGGCAATACTTGTCTCTGGTGGGATCGTATTGCAGATTTTG GCATGTGCTCTTTATAACAACTGGTGGCCCATGTTGACAG TTCTGATGTACCTCATACTACCCATGCCGCTCATATTTTTCCTGGGCTCCgattctccatcgatcatgtcaaATGAGAATGATGG GTGGGTGAACTTCACCAAGTTCCTGACGGGCGCGTCCATCGTGGGCAGCATCGCCATCCCGTCGATCCTGAAGCACGCCGGCGTCATCGGGTGGGGCGCGCTGACAATGGAGCTGTCCTCCTTCGCCGTCTTCGGGCTGGCCATCGTGTGGTTCCTCCAGATGAACTCCGAGGACGAGTACAGCGCCTTCTGA